The following nucleotide sequence is from Cumulibacter manganitolerans.
ACCATCGATCGGGTGGGCGCCGACTTCGTCGACCTCGCGGTGCACGACGTCGGCGCGCCGCGGCGGGCGGGCGAGGTGCAGGGCGTGCGCACGGTGCCGATCGCCGCGATCCGGTACCTGCGCCGGGGGTGGGAAGGGCGCTAGCGGCCCGGCTCCTCGTCGGCGTCCTCGAGGGCGTGCTCGGCCACCAGCCGCTCGGTCTTCTCGTACATCCGCTGGATGTAGGCCTCCAGGACCGTGGTCTCCACCCGCCACTGGCCGCGGCCGCCGACCTTGATGGCCGGCAGCTCGCCGTTGCGGACCAGCGCGTACGCCTGGGCGCTCGAGATGTTCAGCGTCTCGGCGACGTCGGTGAGCTTCAAGAAGCGTGCAGGTGCCACGAGGATCCTTTGTACGAGGGCCGCGCCAACTCTACGCGGGCCGGCGCGGCGCCCCGGGCGGATGTCCACATCCGTGGAGGTGTTACGCGAACGAGACCACTGCTCCATATCCTGCTGCTGACCCATGTCGCTGCGACGAGGTGACCGATGGCCCGACGAATTGTCCCAGCCCAGAGCACGGAATCCGAGCTGCCGTCCCCGGCCGCCCGCCGCGTCCGCAGCCCGCGGTGGCTCGACGTGCGGCTGCTGATCGGGCTGGCCCTCGTGCTCGCCTCGGTCGTCGCGGGCGCCAAGGTACTCGCCGACGCGGACAAGTCCGTGACGGTGTGGGCGGTCACCGCCGACCTTGCCGCCGGCTCGACGCTGACCGAGGCGGACCTGCGGACGGTCGACGTGCGCCTCGACGAGCACGCGGCCGCCTACGTGGCCGCGACCAGCAGCCCGGTCGGCAAGACGCTCAGCCGGGACGTGAGCGAGGGCGACCTGCTGCCGGCGCGGTCGGTCGCGGCGGCCGAGGAGCTGGTCGCTCTCGCGCTCAGCATCCCCGCGGCGCACGTGCCGGTCTCGGTGGGCCGCGGCGACCGGGTCACGCTGTACGCGACCCCCGAGCCGGTCGCCGGCGCGAAGGCCGCGCCGGGCGCGACCACGATGGTCGTCGAGGCGGTCCCGGTCGCCGACGTGTCCGAGCGCTCGCAGGGCGCCCTGTCGGTCGGCAGCGGCCAGCTGCAGGTGGTGATCAAGGTGCCGTCGTGCGCGGTGCCGGGAATCCTCGACGGGACGACGGGCAAGACCCTGACGCTGGTCGAGGTGGGCCGCGGCGCCGTCGCACCCGCGGGCTGCTGATGGCCGCCGTCGGGGTCGTCACCGCTATCGCCAACCCGGCGCTCGAGGCGGTCGTGGTCGCGGCGCTCGCCGAGCGGCCCTCCGACGTCCAGGTCGTACGCCGCTGCGTGGAGGTCGCCGACGTCCTCGCCGTCGCGGCCGCGGGCGCGGCCCGCGTCGTCGCGATCGGTGAGCGGCTGACCG
It contains:
- a CDS encoding helix-turn-helix domain-containing protein, producing the protein MAPARFLKLTDVAETLNISSAQAYALVRNGELPAIKVGGRGQWRVETTVLEAYIQRMYEKTERLVAEHALEDADEEPGR
- a CDS encoding SAF domain-containing protein: MARRIVPAQSTESELPSPAARRVRSPRWLDVRLLIGLALVLASVVAGAKVLADADKSVTVWAVTADLAAGSTLTEADLRTVDVRLDEHAAAYVAATSSPVGKTLSRDVSEGDLLPARSVAAAEELVALALSIPAAHVPVSVGRGDRVTLYATPEPVAGAKAAPGATTMVVEAVPVADVSERSQGALSVGSGQLQVVIKVPSCAVPGILDGTTGKTLTLVEVGRGAVAPAGC